The Halanaerobium praevalens DSM 2228 genome contains a region encoding:
- a CDS encoding alkaline phosphatase, with product MLLVGDGLGIGQIDMARYMAEDKDHELELMQLPETAIMMTSSTEGVTDSAAAGTAMATGHKVYNGAIAMNENGAELDSVLDFAQIRNKATGLTSSPSVRNAHKRGFLKGTFTENLLCIMQ from the coding sequence ATTTTACTTGTTGGTGATGGTCTGGGTATCGGCCAGATTGATATGGCAAGATATATGGCAGAAGATAAAGACCATGAACTAGAACTAATGCAATTACCAGAAACTGCTATTATGATGACCAGCTCTACTGAAGGTGTTACAGATTCAGCTGCTGCTGGTACTGCAATGGCAACAGGTCATAAAGTATATAATGGAGCGATTGCCATGAATGAAAATGGAGCGGAATTAGATTCAGTTTTAGATTTTGCTCAAATTAGAAATAAAGCAACTGGTTTGACATCCTCCCCGTCCGTTCGCAATGCTCACAAACGAGGATTCCTTAAAGGAACTTTTACCGAAAATCTCCTTTGTATTATGCAATGA
- a CDS encoding RNA-guided endonuclease InsQ/TnpB family protein, producing the protein MQLTYILELLKPTKRKENIFLNNIAEVVKNRQAVAAKLKAGETNLSSADFKEINLPAAVKNQNIREVKAFHKLFLKSGSDKDNIEFKANQPICYNNQNYTIDHHIISIPFYTTKCQRFAFPVKQTERFEKLQQHIDSGCKLGKACLFYKRGKWYFAVTIKIAVKKNTNSNLMGIDIGLRQFAVASVKTHRGKEINCQFHNGKQAGFIRKKYRMLRRKLGQSKKVKAIKNINDKEQRWMTDLNHKISRQLINLAVQEQVGTIIMENLENIRNTAKSLNRADRNIHSWTFYQLQQFIEYKAELAGIKVEYINPKYTSQSCSKCNKVKKSNRKANLYSCECGNHIHADLNASRNIANKYLEQQSA; encoded by the coding sequence ATGCAGCTAACCTATATTTTAGAGTTGTTAAAACCAACTAAAAGAAAAGAAAATATATTCTTAAATAACATTGCTGAAGTAGTTAAGAATCGTCAGGCTGTCGCTGCCAAACTTAAAGCAGGAGAAACTAATTTGAGTTCTGCTGACTTTAAAGAGATAAACCTACCTGCCGCTGTTAAAAATCAGAATATTAGGGAAGTTAAAGCTTTCCACAAACTATTCTTAAAATCTGGTTCTGATAAAGATAATATCGAATTCAAAGCTAACCAGCCTATTTGCTATAATAATCAAAATTATACGATTGATCATCATATAATCTCAATTCCTTTTTATACTACTAAATGTCAGCGCTTTGCCTTCCCTGTTAAGCAGACTGAAAGATTTGAAAAGCTGCAGCAGCATATTGATAGTGGCTGCAAATTGGGTAAAGCCTGTCTTTTCTACAAAAGAGGTAAATGGTATTTTGCTGTAACAATTAAAATTGCTGTTAAAAAAAATACTAATTCTAATTTAATGGGAATTGATATAGGACTTCGACAATTTGCGGTTGCCAGTGTTAAAACTCATCGAGGCAAAGAAATTAATTGCCAATTCCACAATGGTAAACAGGCAGGTTTTATTCGTAAAAAGTATCGTATGTTAAGAAGAAAACTGGGTCAATCTAAAAAAGTTAAAGCTATTAAAAATATTAATGACAAAGAGCAGAGATGGATGACTGATTTAAACCATAAAATTAGCCGCCAGCTTATTAATCTTGCTGTGCAGGAGCAAGTTGGGACTATAATTATGGAGAATTTAGAGAATATCCGTAATACTGCTAAGAGTCTTAATAGAGCAGATAGAAACATCCACAGCTGGACTTTTTATCAACTTCAACAATTTATTGAATACAAGGCTGAATTAGCTGGGATTAAGGTAGAATACATTAACCCTAAATATACTTCCCAGAGTTGTTCTAAATGCAACAAAGTTAAAAAATCTAACCGCAAAGCTAATCTATACTCTTGCGAGTGTGGTAATCATATCCACGCTGATTTAAATGCAAGTCGTAATATAGCTAATAAATATTTAGAACAACAATCTGCTTAG
- the tnpA gene encoding IS200/IS605 family transposase, producing MNTYKSTRHAKFLLNYHFIWIPIISALPKYSPSKLMNIIKGTTGGRISKHFPELNIKGSIWTRAYFVATAGNVSSETIQHYIENKR from the coding sequence ATGAATACCTATAAAAGCACAAGACATGCAAAGTTTCTTTTAAATTATCATTTTATATGGATTCCTATTATATCAGCTTTGCCTAAGTATTCTCCCAGTAAGCTAATGAATATCATTAAAGGTACTACTGGAGGGAGAATATCAAAGCACTTTCCAGAGTTGAATATTAAAGGTTCTATTTGGACTAGAGCATATTTTGTAGCTACTGCAGGTAATGTGAGTTCTGAAACTATCCAACACTACATTGAAAATAAAAGGTGA
- a CDS encoding DUF3006 domain-containing protein, whose product MKVTVDKIEAKKARLLIRPEEKESFTIATNKLPESISEGSILEVKFELKETETKAAKKRVSNLLDKLKNK is encoded by the coding sequence ATGAAAGTAACTGTTGATAAAATTGAGGCAAAAAAAGCCAGACTCTTAATTAGACCAGAGGAAAAAGAATCATTTACTATAGCAACTAATAAACTGCCAGAATCTATATCTGAGGGAAGTATTTTAGAAGTTAAATTTGAATTAAAAGAAACAGAAACTAAAGCGGCTAAAAAGAGAGTGTCTAATCTTCTAGACAAATTAAAAAATAAATAA
- a CDS encoding helix-hairpin-helix domain-containing protein, translated as MKKKYFIYLILIILLLSFSLNTTAQNLKIHFIDVGQGDAILIEATAGQKILVDGGDRKNKITKNLIDYLKKQNIKKLDYLVSTHPHADHIGGLAAVIDNFEVKTVLDSGKVHTSKTYENYLLKIDQNQIDFQTPRQGDLIKLGKTKLRFLHPEVENNNYDLNNSSLVFVLEFGKHKFLFTGDIEKEVEKKLLKAYPNLKVTLVKAAHHGSKSSSFPALIQSLEPELVVIQVGADNKYGHPAAKVLKLYQKLNAKVYRNDLNGNLVLTSNGNNYTVKVEKNIKKNIQNQNSKQKINKKVKTSKELINLNTASVQDLTNLWGVGPATAAKIIKYRQQNGPFTQIEQIKKVKGISNTKFKKWQDKITI; from the coding sequence ATGAAAAAAAAGTATTTTATTTATTTAATTTTAATTATTTTACTTTTAAGTTTTAGCCTCAACACAACAGCTCAAAACTTAAAAATTCACTTTATTGATGTCGGCCAGGGAGATGCAATTTTAATTGAAGCAACAGCTGGCCAAAAAATACTAGTTGATGGTGGTGATCGCAAAAATAAAATAACTAAAAACTTAATTGACTATTTAAAAAAACAAAATATTAAAAAATTAGATTATTTAGTTAGTACTCATCCACATGCAGATCATATTGGAGGACTAGCGGCTGTTATTGATAACTTTGAAGTAAAAACAGTCTTAGATAGTGGTAAAGTACACACCTCAAAAACTTATGAAAACTATTTACTTAAAATTGACCAAAATCAAATTGATTTTCAAACTCCTCGCCAAGGTGATTTAATTAAACTTGGTAAAACTAAATTAAGATTTTTACACCCTGAAGTAGAAAATAATAATTATGATTTAAATAATTCTTCTTTAGTTTTTGTACTTGAATTTGGTAAACATAAATTTCTTTTTACTGGTGATATAGAAAAAGAAGTTGAAAAAAAATTATTAAAAGCTTATCCAAATTTAAAAGTAACTTTAGTTAAAGCAGCTCATCATGGTAGTAAAAGTTCAAGCTTTCCAGCCTTAATTCAAAGCTTAGAGCCAGAACTTGTAGTTATCCAAGTTGGAGCAGATAATAAATATGGCCATCCAGCTGCTAAAGTTTTAAAACTTTATCAAAAATTAAATGCTAAAGTATATCGCAATGATTTAAATGGTAATCTAGTTTTGACTTCAAATGGTAATAATTATACAGTCAAAGTAGAAAAAAATATCAAAAAAAATATACAAAATCAAAACAGTAAACAAAAAATAAATAAAAAAGTTAAAACAAGTAAAGAATTAATTAATCTTAATACTGCTTCAGTTCAAGACTTAACAAATCTCTGGGGAGTTGGGCCAGCTACAGCAGCTAAAATAATTAAATATCGACAGCAAAATGGGCCTTTTACTCAAATTGAACAAATCAAAAAAGTTAAAGGAATCAGTAATACTAAATTCAAAAAATGGCAAGATAAAATAACTATTTAA
- a CDS encoding LTA synthase family protein: MLSNFELKRRLNYLSLLFLFSFLIKYNYLMLQIFYVPSITVLIIRNLFFIAFYLKYIEPLLISKKIRRRLFFIFFLFSFFFIVNYWYNRYFGNFLSISDIFSGEGTGSFSMYEVLFIHIFKFRDILIILDLALLGFFGFNSLADLKSISKFRTNNYFGARLKLKKIGSFSLIILILAFQFVFGSLLLGAKSPAALYQSGSSYMASVYGIFSLYTFESYSYLTRGKKKAKPKLDNIPYYKKQKQLSGTHHLDQATNVILIQVESLDAKIIDYRQQGKEITPFLNDLKKDSLYFENFYAQKVNGSFDADLSTLTSLYPVNRSYAFKDINLGNFHSIAKMLKHRGYQTLAFHNNNRNFFNRAEAYPDLGFDRFYSQSDFKEKIYQVPAKRSLGINDYDFFASTAEIIKEKAAKDEPFFAYLISLTSHTPFKFYPQTAVEDFAEVDNNLVQNYFKSINFLDKSLQNFVNKLEKAGVLDNTLLVIYADHESEIETNEYQSGRDFVLWRNLKTPYHIPLFIKHPKLENKVSSREGTTTDISPTILDLLGFKNLPDQFVGSSLYLEREDPILFLHETPTLLKDGQLFIKELEQLIKVGHLKDQKKEVEISPQKIKELNEIVTYMREIFIRNQGEIFEEVE, from the coding sequence TTGTTAAGTAATTTTGAATTAAAAAGGCGCTTAAATTATTTATCATTACTTTTTCTTTTTAGTTTTTTAATAAAGTATAATTATTTAATGCTTCAGATCTTTTATGTGCCTTCAATAACTGTTTTAATTATTAGAAATTTATTTTTTATAGCTTTTTATTTAAAATATATTGAGCCTCTGCTTATTTCTAAGAAAATAAGGCGGAGGTTGTTTTTCATATTTTTTCTTTTTAGTTTTTTCTTTATTGTTAATTATTGGTATAATCGTTATTTTGGTAATTTTTTAAGTATCAGTGATATTTTTTCTGGAGAAGGAACTGGCTCATTTTCAATGTATGAAGTTTTATTTATTCATATTTTTAAATTTAGAGATATTTTGATTATTTTAGACCTAGCCTTATTAGGTTTTTTTGGCTTTAATTCTTTAGCTGACTTAAAAAGCATTTCGAAGTTTAGAACTAATAATTATTTTGGGGCACGATTAAAATTAAAAAAAATTGGCTCTTTTAGTTTAATAATTTTAATTTTAGCTTTCCAATTTGTTTTTGGGAGTTTGCTTTTAGGAGCAAAAAGCCCAGCTGCTTTGTATCAATCAGGTAGTTCTTATATGGCTTCAGTTTATGGTATTTTTTCTTTATATACTTTTGAAAGTTATAGTTATTTAACAAGGGGAAAAAAGAAAGCAAAGCCTAAATTAGATAATATACCTTATTATAAAAAACAAAAACAGCTTAGTGGCACTCATCATTTAGATCAAGCTACAAATGTTATTTTAATCCAAGTTGAGTCACTTGATGCTAAAATTATTGATTATAGACAGCAGGGAAAAGAAATAACCCCCTTTTTAAATGACTTAAAAAAAGATAGTCTTTATTTTGAAAATTTTTATGCTCAAAAAGTTAATGGGAGTTTTGATGCTGATTTATCAACTTTAACTTCACTTTATCCAGTTAATAGAAGTTATGCTTTTAAGGATATTAATCTAGGTAATTTTCATTCTATAGCCAAAATGCTGAAACACAGAGGTTATCAGACTTTAGCTTTTCATAATAATAATCGTAACTTTTTTAATCGGGCTGAAGCTTATCCTGATTTAGGTTTTGATAGGTTTTATAGCCAAAGTGATTTTAAAGAAAAAATATATCAAGTTCCAGCAAAAAGATCTTTAGGAATTAATGATTATGATTTTTTTGCTAGTACAGCTGAGATTATTAAAGAAAAAGCAGCTAAAGATGAGCCGTTTTTTGCTTATTTAATTTCTTTAACCAGTCACACTCCTTTTAAATTTTATCCACAAACAGCAGTGGAAGATTTTGCTGAAGTTGACAATAATTTAGTTCAGAATTATTTTAAGTCGATTAATTTTTTAGATAAGTCACTGCAAAACTTTGTTAATAAATTAGAAAAAGCAGGTGTTTTAGATAATACCTTATTAGTAATTTATGCTGATCATGAATCTGAGATTGAGACTAATGAATATCAATCAGGTCGAGATTTTGTTCTTTGGCGTAATTTAAAAACACCTTATCATATTCCGTTATTTATCAAACACCCTAAGTTAGAAAATAAAGTTTCAAGTCGTGAAGGAACAACAACAGATATTAGCCCTACTATTTTGGATTTATTAGGTTTTAAAAATTTACCAGATCAGTTTGTAGGTAGTTCTTTGTATTTAGAAAGAGAAGACCCAATTTTATTTTTACATGAAACTCCAACTTTATTAAAAGATGGCCAATTATTTATTAAAGAATTAGAGCAGTTAATAAAAGTTGGGCATCTAAAAGATCAAAAAAAAGAGGTTGAGATTTCACCTCAAAAAATTAAAGAATTAAATGAAATAGTAACTTATATGCGGGAAATTTTTATTAGAAACCAAGGAGAAATTTTTGAGGAGGTGGAATAA
- a CDS encoding glycerophosphodiester phosphodiesterase family protein, whose translation MGKKIIEKYNLDYPILVAHRGSSFTAPESTAPAIKQAIKSGIDYIELDLQQTQDGELVIFHDTNLLRLTDAKRVFPQRENYDLQNFNLAELKKLNYGSWFNVKNPGRAQADYSNLEILTLSEVLALVNPSKTGVGLALELKSPYLYEEIEETLVKELAAANVLETKNKKPKIIFLSFSPASLKKLAKLRPESPRLLLTKRNFVSPKRWQRWLDLTEEIADGIAPKGHVSFPWYIGAAHKRDLFVLPYVINRSWQLKIMSWFSADGYITDRPKLLANFYDRVQEISESVEELGENIFENKEEKSEQESKNNKKDN comes from the coding sequence TTGGGTAAAAAAATTATTGAAAAATATAATCTTGATTATCCAATCTTAGTAGCTCACCGTGGTTCATCTTTTACTGCTCCAGAGTCAACAGCTCCCGCTATTAAACAGGCTATTAAAAGTGGAATTGATTATATTGAACTTGATTTACAGCAAACTCAAGATGGAGAGTTAGTTATTTTTCATGATACAAATTTACTGCGTCTAACTGATGCTAAAAGAGTTTTTCCGCAGAGAGAGAATTATGATTTACAAAATTTTAATTTAGCAGAATTAAAAAAATTAAATTATGGCAGCTGGTTTAATGTCAAAAATCCTGGGCGGGCACAAGCTGATTATAGTAATTTAGAAATTTTAACTTTAAGTGAAGTTTTAGCTTTAGTTAATCCAAGCAAAACAGGTGTTGGTTTAGCTTTAGAATTAAAAAGTCCTTATTTATATGAAGAGATTGAGGAAACTTTAGTGAAAGAATTAGCAGCTGCAAATGTTTTAGAAACTAAAAATAAAAAACCTAAAATTATTTTTCTTTCATTTTCACCTGCAAGTTTAAAAAAATTAGCTAAGCTGAGACCAGAGTCACCAAGACTTTTATTAACTAAAAGGAATTTTGTTTCGCCTAAACGCTGGCAAAGATGGCTTGATTTAACTGAAGAGATTGCAGATGGTATTGCTCCTAAGGGACATGTTAGTTTTCCCTGGTATATAGGGGCAGCTCACAAAAGAGATTTATTTGTTTTGCCTTATGTAATTAATCGCTCTTGGCAGCTTAAAATTATGTCTTGGTTTAGTGCTGATGGTTATATTACAGATCGCCCAAAGCTTTTAGCTAATTTTTATGATCGAGTCCAAGAAATAAGTGAAAGTGTAGAAGAATTAGGAGAAAATATTTTTGAAAATAAAGAGGAAAAATCTGAACAAGAATCTAAAAATAATAAAAAAGATAATTAA
- a CDS encoding iron-containing alcohol dehydrogenase: protein MQNFSFQNTTKIIFGKETEKEVGKYTAQHGYKVLVHYGGGSIKKYGTYTKVINSLEKAGIDYVELGGVEPNPKLSLVQAGIELARKEKIDFILAVGGGSVIDSAKAISVGYFYDGDVWDFFEAEAKITEALPIGVVLTIPAAGSESSGSSVITKLDGMYKRSIGSNLIRPKFAILNPELTFTLPNYQTACGAVDIMAHIMERYFTNTEDVELTDRLAESALKTIIKNTPKVLANNEDYAARAEIMWTGTIAHNGLLGTGREEDWASHGIEHELSGIYDVAHGAGLAVIFPAWMNYVYQHDLERFAQFAHRVWDIEPDFKDLEQTAYQGIKKTKEFFSSIGMPVSLKELEIPEDRLEEMAQKATENGEIGSFVNLDTKAVLEIYQNALD from the coding sequence ATGCAAAATTTTTCTTTTCAGAACACAACTAAAATTATTTTTGGCAAAGAGACTGAAAAAGAGGTAGGAAAATATACAGCTCAACACGGTTACAAAGTCTTAGTTCATTATGGTGGAGGTAGTATTAAAAAATATGGTACCTATACTAAAGTAATAAACTCTTTAGAAAAGGCTGGGATTGATTATGTTGAGCTGGGTGGAGTAGAACCAAACCCTAAATTAAGTTTAGTTCAAGCAGGAATAGAATTAGCCCGTAAAGAAAAGATAGATTTTATTTTGGCAGTTGGTGGAGGTAGTGTTATAGATTCAGCTAAGGCAATTTCAGTTGGCTATTTTTATGATGGGGATGTTTGGGACTTTTTCGAAGCTGAAGCTAAGATTACTGAGGCTCTTCCAATAGGAGTAGTCTTAACAATTCCAGCGGCTGGAAGTGAATCTAGTGGTAGTTCTGTGATAACTAAATTAGATGGAATGTATAAAAGAAGTATTGGTTCTAATTTAATCAGACCTAAATTTGCAATTTTAAATCCAGAGTTAACTTTTACTCTGCCTAATTATCAAACCGCTTGTGGAGCAGTAGATATTATGGCTCATATTATGGAAAGGTATTTTACAAATACTGAAGATGTAGAATTAACAGATCGCCTCGCTGAATCTGCCTTAAAAACAATTATTAAAAATACTCCTAAAGTGCTGGCAAATAATGAAGATTATGCAGCTAGAGCTGAAATTATGTGGACTGGAACTATAGCTCACAATGGTTTGCTGGGTACTGGACGCGAAGAAGATTGGGCTTCACATGGAATAGAACATGAGTTAAGTGGTATTTATGATGTTGCTCATGGAGCTGGTTTAGCTGTTATTTTTCCGGCCTGGATGAATTATGTTTATCAGCATGATCTAGAGCGTTTTGCTCAATTTGCACATCGAGTCTGGGATATTGAGCCTGACTTTAAAGATTTAGAACAAACAGCTTATCAGGGGATTAAAAAGACCAAAGAGTTCTTTAGTTCAATCGGAATGCCTGTTTCTTTAAAAGAACTTGAGATTCCTGAAGACCGTTTAGAAGAAATGGCCCAAAAAGCGACTGAAAATGGTGAAATTGGTAGTTTTGTTAATTTAGATACAAAAGCTGTTTTAGAAATATATCAAAATGCTTTAGACTAA
- a CDS encoding Na+/H+ antiporter subunit E — MLQKISAFIFLMIVWFIFAGKITIDVLIVGSAAALLVTIFFSDMLFREVRGRLPWYHYFKKLILLLLFIPVFFYEAITAALKVSKHVFEKDPSFNPGIVKVKTKLTDITGLTLLANLITLTPGTLTLDYDRGEKAYYIHWIDVETVEEAELKKKIIARFESWIGVIFR; from the coding sequence ATGCTGCAGAAGATTTCTGCCTTTATCTTTTTAATGATTGTCTGGTTTATTTTTGCTGGAAAAATAACAATAGATGTTTTGATTGTTGGCAGTGCAGCTGCATTATTAGTGACAATATTTTTTAGTGATATGTTATTTAGGGAAGTCCGGGGAAGACTTCCCTGGTATCATTATTTTAAAAAACTTATTCTTTTATTATTATTTATTCCCGTCTTTTTTTACGAAGCAATTACTGCTGCTCTTAAGGTTTCTAAACATGTATTTGAAAAAGATCCTTCTTTTAATCCAGGGATTGTTAAAGTTAAGACTAAATTAACTGATATTACTGGTTTGACTTTATTGGCTAATTTAATTACCTTAACTCCTGGAACTTTAACTTTAGATTATGATAGAGGAGAAAAAGCTTATTATATTCATTGGATTGATGTCGAAACAGTAGAAGAAGCTGAATTGAAAAAGAAAATTATCGCCCGTTTTGAAAGCTGGATTGGAGTGATTTTTAGATGA
- a CDS encoding monovalent cation/H+ antiporter complex subunit F: MIIGLAIFFTILSLIVSYRVVIGPTITDRLIGADTIGIFMSIVMLMIALEYDIALLVDIVLAYAVLLFIDMLIYAKYFEHGELYK, from the coding sequence ATGATTATAGGTCTAGCCATTTTTTTTACTATACTTTCTTTAATTGTTTCTTATCGAGTTGTAATTGGACCTACAATTACAGATAGATTAATTGGAGCTGATACTATTGGTATTTTTATGTCAATAGTTATGTTAATGATTGCTTTAGAATATGATATTGCTTTATTAGTAGATATTGTTTTAGCTTATGCTGTTTTACTTTTTATTGATATGTTAATTTATGCTAAATATTTTGAGCACGGGGAGTTGTATAAGTAA
- the mnhG gene encoding monovalent cation/H(+) antiporter subunit G, which produces MPIRLIFSYLLIGTGAVFAVVTVLGLIRFPDVYTRIHAGAVVLTMSAVLVTMGTAIYVWDFFLSAKILLIGFFFLFSNPMATHAIARASYKRKIALPQEYEIDAYSEYLGRDSDAGHS; this is translated from the coding sequence ATGCCAATTAGATTAATTTTTTCTTATCTTTTAATTGGAACTGGAGCTGTTTTTGCAGTTGTAACAGTTTTGGGTTTAATTAGATTTCCTGATGTTTATACGAGAATTCATGCTGGAGCTGTAGTTTTAACTATGTCAGCTGTTTTAGTTACCATGGGTACTGCAATTTATGTCTGGGATTTTTTCTTAAGTGCCAAAATCTTATTGATTGGCTTTTTCTTCCTTTTTTCAAATCCAATGGCCACACATGCTATTGCTAGGGCTTCTTATAAAAGAAAAATAGCTTTACCACAAGAATATGAAATTGATGCTTATTCTGAATATTTAGGGAGAGATTCTGATGCTGGTCATTCTTGA
- a CDS encoding Na(+)/H(+) antiporter subunit B — protein MLVILEIFLVIFLIFSAVMAVYFDEELISIIFLSIFSLLLTALYLLHKAADVALAEAVIGAGLNTAIFMSAISQIRHGDSD, from the coding sequence ATGCTGGTCATTCTTGAAATATTTTTAGTTATATTTTTGATTTTTTCTGCTGTAATGGCTGTTTATTTTGATGAAGAATTAATTTCTATTATCTTTTTATCTATTTTTTCTTTGCTCTTGACAGCTCTTTATTTGTTACATAAAGCTGCTGATGTTGCTTTAGCAGAAGCTGTAATTGGAGCTGGTTTAAATACTGCAATTTTTATGAGTGCTATCAGTCAGATAAGACATGGTGATTCCGACTGA
- the mbhE gene encoding hydrogen gas-evolving membrane-bound hydrogenase subunit E, translating into MLILDKFKKRTLTIVILFLLSFAFYENFALIPEYKSLNEGLSNYIIKSGLKDTGSLNLITAILYDYRAFDSLGESTVIFGAVSGIVLILSRKMLPVSSKGLSFIVKRSLGILTPFIALFGFYIITHGHLTPGGGFQGGVILAAISIIFSIVYGSAFDYRRYSPQTKTALETLGALTFLAIGLAGIVLEGSFLANLGFLTAETGSLISAGSIPYINIGVGFKVGAGLAIIFYSMIQKTFEEDF; encoded by the coding sequence GTGTTAATTTTGGATAAATTTAAAAAAAGAACTTTAACCATAGTGATTTTGTTCTTGCTTAGTTTTGCTTTTTATGAAAATTTTGCTTTGATTCCTGAATATAAAAGTTTGAATGAAGGTTTGTCTAACTATATTATTAAATCAGGGCTTAAAGATACAGGTTCTCTTAATTTAATTACAGCCATTCTTTATGATTATCGAGCTTTTGATTCTTTAGGAGAGAGTACAGTTATTTTTGGAGCAGTTAGTGGTATTGTTTTAATTTTATCTCGTAAAATGCTGCCTGTTTCTTCAAAAGGACTTTCTTTTATTGTTAAAAGAAGTTTAGGAATTTTAACTCCTTTTATTGCTCTGTTTGGATTTTATATCATTACACATGGCCATTTAACCCCAGGAGGAGGTTTTCAGGGAGGAGTAATTTTAGCTGCTATTTCAATTATTTTTAGTATTGTTTATGGTAGTGCTTTTGACTATCGTCGCTATAGTCCTCAAACTAAAACTGCTCTAGAAACTTTGGGAGCTCTGACCTTTTTGGCTATTGGTTTAGCTGGTATTGTTTTAGAAGGTTCATTTTTAGCTAATTTAGGTTTTTTAACTGCAGAAACTGGTAGTTTGATTTCTGCTGGGAGTATACCATATATTAATATCGGTGTTGGTTTTAAAGTTGGTGCTGGTTTGGCTATTATTTTTTATAGTATGATTCAAAAAACTTTTGAGGAGGATTTTTAA
- a CDS encoding sodium:proton antiporter, producing MFSSLVFIILFILGFYALIFKTNLIKNVIGLNLMEAAVFFWVISFSDIGGEVAIHKLGEELANFNDPVPQALTLTGIVIGASTAALLLTLIIELNKFTGTIDRDQIEGLND from the coding sequence ATGTTTAGCAGCCTAGTTTTTATTATCCTCTTTATTTTAGGTTTTTATGCTTTGATTTTTAAGACAAATTTAATTAAAAATGTAATTGGTCTTAATTTAATGGAAGCAGCTGTCTTTTTTTGGGTAATTTCTTTTTCTGATATTGGTGGTGAGGTTGCGATTCATAAATTAGGAGAAGAGCTAGCTAATTTTAATGATCCCGTACCACAAGCTTTAACTTTGACAGGAATTGTAATTGGGGCCAGTACTGCTGCTTTGCTTTTAACCTTAATTATTGAATTAAATAAATTTACTGGCACAATTGATCGGGATCAAATAGAGGGGCTGAATGACTAA